A window from uncultured Desulfobacter sp. encodes these proteins:
- a CDS encoding TolC family outer membrane protein: MLKNFRCFKLLIILSVFAVFYSSTATASESMPHDSIPLNDILKDIIETNPDIIAAKANYRSVLEELSIAKSGYLPKIGAEASIGPEVTDGIDTNDQSEEYIASRALIYLRQNIFKGGETKAFVEETDARILSAAYEVITVANQVFLDAVEAYINVLKTRELLAYSRQNVMTQERILNQVKERSTAGFTRVSDLTNSRARLSLARGNLISAQQDLNHAVVRFHRQFGRILQPEQFVMPEPAFKFPETVEETTDFAFRNHPALEVARFNIHARKSAYERTKGAYWPSLDLELKAQYDNDTDGDNGDNTQVAAYLKLSYLFYDGGIRKGEKGQKYHSLLEEYQIAYTERRNVNQAVQLAWNINHAEQVKKGFLNDHLKLSAETLAAFKDEYHLGRRTLLDLLNMENEYNDAKIANAESQYNQLTAYYRISQATGMMIHEFDAGLLEEMHLPSEKPYDLADYEPEILDPNRDVDTVVDVSDQCDNSAKGADVSVYGCIGEKVSSIGYSEPVNISPYILPEEGTPEALNLKIDTRKDIQSISLENITFRFDSSELTDQAKQMLVPISAQLKAASDYNIEIIGHTDSIASDAYNQKLSEARANSVLQELKRLGLDGARMTSSGRGESQPVADNSTNEGRRKNRRTEFRLTK; the protein is encoded by the coding sequence GTGTTGAAAAATTTCAGGTGCTTTAAATTATTAATTATTTTAAGTGTATTTGCTGTGTTTTACTCAAGTACAGCGACTGCTTCGGAATCCATGCCCCATGATTCCATACCTTTAAATGACATCTTAAAAGATATAATAGAAACCAATCCTGATATTATTGCAGCCAAGGCCAACTATCGCAGTGTTCTTGAAGAGCTTTCCATCGCCAAAAGCGGCTACCTTCCTAAGATCGGTGCAGAAGCGTCCATCGGGCCTGAAGTGACGGACGGCATTGATACCAACGATCAAAGTGAAGAATACATTGCATCCAGGGCGTTGATATATCTTCGGCAGAACATTTTCAAAGGAGGAGAGACAAAAGCCTTTGTGGAAGAGACCGATGCCCGAATCCTCTCTGCCGCCTATGAAGTCATCACTGTTGCCAACCAGGTGTTTCTCGACGCGGTTGAAGCATATATCAATGTTTTGAAAACCCGTGAACTGCTGGCGTATTCAAGACAAAACGTCATGACCCAGGAACGGATACTCAATCAGGTCAAAGAGCGGAGCACCGCCGGATTTACCCGGGTTTCCGATCTGACCAACTCCCGGGCACGATTGTCCCTTGCCCGGGGAAATCTGATCTCGGCTCAGCAGGATCTGAATCATGCCGTTGTAAGGTTTCATCGCCAGTTCGGTCGGATACTCCAGCCCGAACAATTTGTGATGCCCGAACCTGCATTTAAATTTCCGGAGACGGTTGAAGAAACGACAGATTTTGCATTTCGCAACCATCCGGCCCTGGAGGTTGCAAGGTTCAATATTCATGCGCGTAAATCAGCCTATGAACGAACCAAAGGAGCATACTGGCCCAGCCTGGATCTTGAGTTAAAAGCCCAGTACGATAATGATACGGACGGTGATAATGGCGATAATACCCAGGTTGCGGCGTACCTGAAATTGAGTTACCTCTTTTACGACGGAGGAATCCGAAAAGGGGAGAAGGGTCAAAAGTACCATTCTCTGCTTGAAGAGTATCAGATTGCATATACCGAACGAAGAAATGTGAACCAGGCCGTCCAGCTGGCCTGGAATATCAATCACGCCGAGCAGGTTAAAAAAGGGTTTCTCAATGATCATCTAAAGCTGAGTGCCGAGACCCTGGCGGCATTTAAAGATGAGTATCATCTCGGCCGCCGGACACTTTTAGACCTTCTTAATATGGAAAATGAATATAATGACGCCAAAATTGCCAATGCGGAATCCCAATACAACCAGCTGACGGCATATTACAGAATTTCACAGGCAACGGGGATGATGATTCATGAGTTTGATGCCGGCTTGCTCGAAGAGATGCATCTTCCCAGTGAAAAGCCCTATGACTTAGCAGACTATGAACCAGAGATCCTGGATCCGAACCGTGATGTTGACACGGTGGTGGATGTCAGTGATCAATGCGATAATTCTGCCAAAGGTGCCGATGTCTCAGTTTACGGCTGCATTGGAGAAAAGGTTTCTTCGATTGGGTACTCGGAGCCTGTAAATATCAGTCCCTACATCCTGCCCGAAGAGGGGACACCCGAAGCATTGAATCTCAAGATAGATACAAGAAAGGATATCCAGTCCATAAGCCTGGAGAACATTACCTTCCGCTTTGACTCGTCCGAATTAACCGATCAGGCAAAACAGATGCTCGTACCCATTTCAGCGCAGCTTAAAGCCGCATCCGATTATAATATCGAAATCATAGGCCATACGGACAGTATCGCAAGTGACGCATATAATCAAAAATTGTCCGAAGCCAGGGCCAACAGTGTTTTGCAGGAATTGAAACGGCTGGGTCTGGATGGCGCCAGGATGACGTCAAGCGGACGGGGAGAAAGTCAGCCCGTTGCGGATAATTCAACCAATGAAGGCCGGCGCAAGAATCGCCGCACGGAATTTAGACTGACAAAATAA
- a CDS encoding transglutaminase-like cysteine peptidase codes for MPAIKHLFIVVILLVVTALFAGTTSRFFVPENLLNRYKENYGDQALRRLESLLAMMDRQRGLPEEQIVINVNNFFNQLEYRSDRQTWNKSDYWASRLEFLGKGQGDCEDFAVAKFLTMIQLGVPGEKIFLTYVRARGFADAAHLVATYYKQPNTVPFVLDNYIKKIMPATQRPDLVPVYSFTARDLYIQKQHGLGKRVSRGPLKTQLKLKSIDLEIQENRH; via the coding sequence ATGCCCGCAATCAAACACCTGTTTATAGTAGTAATACTTCTGGTGGTAACGGCGCTCTTTGCCGGTACCACCAGCCGGTTTTTTGTGCCTGAAAATTTGTTAAATAGATATAAAGAAAATTATGGCGATCAGGCGCTCAGACGTTTAGAGAGCCTGCTTGCCATGATGGACCGGCAACGAGGTTTACCCGAAGAGCAGATTGTTATTAATGTAAATAATTTTTTTAACCAATTGGAATATCGTTCTGACAGACAAACCTGGAATAAAAGCGATTATTGGGCCAGCCGCCTGGAATTTTTAGGCAAGGGTCAGGGAGACTGCGAAGATTTCGCCGTAGCCAAATTTTTAACCATGATTCAGCTTGGTGTCCCGGGTGAGAAAATATTTCTAACCTATGTACGCGCCAGGGGATTTGCCGATGCAGCACATCTGGTGGCAACTTATTACAAACAACCAAATACCGTGCCCTTTGTTCTTGATAACTATATCAAAAAAATCATGCCTGCCACCCAACGCCCTGACCTTGTTCCTGTTTATAGTTTCACGGCCAGGGATCTATATATTCAAAAACAGCACGGCCTTGGCAAGCGTGTAAGCCGGGGACCTTTGAAAACCCAGCTTAAATTAAAGTCCATTGATCTGGAAATCCAGGAGAATAGACATTGA
- a CDS encoding EAL domain-containing protein — translation MSLLKQTQLLVTFLLTATLIIVLRINFNTAREFTANESYLNIKNNANMLALTLSNSGMDEDFMKTSINAMFDGGYFESISLLRQDGTLVYEKREPLVIHGVPSFFISHIDFDIPEVEAKVMAGWNIFGTLKIKGHPGSSYIKLWKTLKQLCLQFVVLGLFVFALSVLGLRHLLGALETIKHQAEEISNNEFITTRDIPRTPELKKVVLAMNAMVKKVQSVYEHNLENLTKYQKLRYQDKITGLQNRAAFIKELTRETGDDGPDVGGHIVILGMTGMEKIEVPGNRPLVHKIFKNMADILDARIKLAVPKASVYRFPRREFAVILPGTDAKAVILLIKEVMEKIISETNSEVPDTITAYAGVSSYSGKDDVGRVLSRTDYALSEAKIGHPGTVRIFKDQAFQKVLGKQEWKTLIDVAFSENHFFLTAQPVLSDTCEFHREVFVNMVDQEGIQRKANLFIPMITTLGLASKLDRYIIEESAAFLQENQEIVLAVNISTEFCRDHLAVAWLRQFLGDKKYLAHRLLFEIHENTVVNFSDICFEFAGLITGKGFKLGIDRFTMDDRSLKLLDKIKPHYIKIERDYLEVFDDPQKADMVLNALFAITQSLGIKLIATKIENETQRLELAGKNLTYFQGHGIADIVALKG, via the coding sequence TTGAGTCTTTTAAAACAGACACAACTATTGGTGACCTTCCTTCTTACGGCAACCCTGATTATTGTTTTGAGAATCAATTTTAATACGGCCCGGGAATTTACGGCAAATGAATCCTATCTGAATATAAAAAATAATGCCAATATGCTTGCATTGACACTGAGTAACAGCGGCATGGATGAAGACTTTATGAAGACCAGTATCAATGCAATGTTCGATGGCGGATATTTTGAATCCATCTCATTGCTTCGCCAGGACGGAACGCTGGTGTATGAAAAACGAGAACCTCTGGTCATCCACGGCGTACCTTCTTTTTTCATCTCTCACATTGATTTTGATATCCCCGAAGTGGAGGCAAAGGTCATGGCGGGATGGAATATTTTCGGCACCCTGAAAATCAAAGGCCACCCGGGCTCATCCTATATAAAATTGTGGAAAACTTTGAAACAGTTGTGTCTGCAGTTTGTCGTGCTCGGTCTTTTTGTTTTTGCCTTAAGTGTTTTAGGATTGCGCCATCTTCTGGGGGCCCTGGAAACAATTAAGCACCAGGCAGAAGAGATCAGTAATAATGAGTTTATCACCACCCGGGATATACCCAGGACGCCAGAGTTGAAAAAAGTGGTACTTGCCATGAACGCTATGGTTAAAAAGGTACAGTCCGTTTACGAGCACAATCTTGAAAATTTAACCAAGTACCAGAAATTAAGATATCAGGATAAAATTACAGGCCTGCAAAATCGTGCGGCTTTCATAAAGGAGCTTACCCGGGAAACCGGAGATGATGGGCCGGATGTCGGCGGGCATATCGTGATTCTGGGCATGACCGGCATGGAAAAGATTGAGGTCCCTGGAAACCGCCCCCTGGTTCATAAAATTTTCAAGAACATGGCGGATATTTTAGACGCCCGGATCAAACTTGCGGTACCCAAGGCGTCGGTCTACAGATTTCCAAGGCGGGAGTTTGCCGTGATCCTGCCGGGTACCGACGCCAAGGCGGTTATCTTGTTAATTAAAGAGGTGATGGAAAAAATCATATCGGAAACAAACAGTGAAGTACCGGACACCATAACTGCGTATGCCGGGGTTTCATCATATAGCGGCAAAGACGATGTGGGACGGGTCCTTTCCAGAACGGATTATGCATTGTCAGAAGCAAAAATCGGCCATCCGGGAACGGTCCGGATATTTAAGGATCAGGCATTCCAGAAGGTGTTGGGAAAGCAGGAGTGGAAAACATTGATCGATGTCGCTTTTTCCGAAAACCATTTTTTCCTGACAGCCCAGCCGGTCCTATCTGATACCTGTGAATTCCACCGCGAAGTCTTTGTCAACATGGTAGATCAGGAAGGTATACAAAGAAAGGCAAATCTGTTTATCCCCATGATAACAACCCTGGGGCTTGCAAGTAAACTTGATCGGTATATCATTGAAGAATCCGCGGCATTCCTGCAGGAAAATCAGGAAATCGTTCTGGCGGTCAATATTTCCACTGAATTTTGCCGGGACCATCTGGCTGTGGCGTGGCTGCGGCAGTTTCTTGGGGATAAAAAATATTTGGCCCATCGTCTTTTATTTGAGATTCATGAAAATACAGTGGTCAATTTTTCCGACATATGTTTTGAATTTGCCGGTTTGATTACGGGAAAAGGATTTAAATTGGGCATCGACCGTTTTACCATGGATGACAGGTCGCTTAAATTGCTGGATAAAATAAAACCCCATTATATTAAAATTGAACGGGATTATCTTGAGGTATTTGATGACCCCCAGAAAGCGGATATGGTTTTAAACGCTTTGTTTGCAATTACCCAAAGCCTGGGAATTAAACTGATTGCCACAAAAATCGAAAATGAAACCCAACGGCTTGAACTTGCAGGTAAAAATCTCACCTATTTCCAGGGGCACGGCATTGCGGACATCGTTGCGCTAAAAGGATGA
- a CDS encoding type I secretion system permease/ATPase, which yields MGEPYSSDPLMQCLVALTRLNHSPSSEKVLSHGLPFEPGADRQRLFSIENPKANFSRAAQKAGFVSKLQNRKLKQIPSLVLPAILTLRDDNACLLLDIDFETKQAKVIIPSLDDNPVEISLEKLEAEYLGYVFYLKKKYKGASLEPKSAGMLKEKNWFFGTLMKFKGVYARVLLATFLVNLFVIAGPLFTLNVYDRIIPHHATDTLWVLASGVGLVYIFDLILKNIRTYFLENTARRSDVILSSMLFEQAMNLKLQDKPGSIGSFSSIIKDFDGIRSFFASSAVTAFVDLPFAAIFLLVIYSISHQIVLIPIVTVLLILFISIPMRYSIQKTINSTHDATHHRNSVLIESLSNLEAIKAFNAGSSMQWHWEESCGFIADKSQQSRVKSGSLSTLTAFLTQVNSVAIIITGVYLIKDAELTMGGLIAVNILASRSISPMAQAVGLMLNFGQMKVGLNALNTFMKKDVERPENKKFIHRPKFNGDIEFKDVGFNYPEEQSRAISNVSFHIKPGERVGIIGAVGSGKSTISKLLLSLYEPNEGGIFIDGLNINQIDPADLRHNFSYVPQDVTLFSGSVRDNITLKAAHAPDEAIIRAAVIGGVNTFTDRHPQGMDLQVGEKGSRLSGGQRQSIAVSMAFIEDSPIILLDEPTNAMDFNTEAQVIANIGRVTNGRTTIVITHKPSILRIVDRLLVMDKGELVMDGPKDKILAQLSGKPK from the coding sequence ATGGGCGAACCCTACTCTTCGGATCCACTGATGCAGTGCCTGGTCGCTTTGACCCGGCTGAACCACTCCCCAAGCTCTGAAAAAGTGCTTTCCCACGGCCTTCCTTTCGAACCGGGTGCCGACCGGCAACGCTTGTTCAGCATTGAAAATCCCAAAGCCAATTTTTCGCGTGCTGCACAAAAAGCAGGGTTCGTTTCAAAGCTGCAGAATCGCAAGCTTAAACAAATTCCATCCCTGGTTCTGCCTGCGATTCTCACCCTTAGAGATGATAATGCCTGCCTTTTGCTTGATATCGATTTTGAGACAAAACAGGCCAAGGTCATTATCCCCTCCCTGGATGACAATCCGGTTGAGATCAGTCTTGAAAAACTGGAAGCCGAATACCTGGGGTATGTGTTTTATCTTAAAAAGAAATATAAGGGTGCAAGCCTTGAGCCTAAATCGGCTGGAATGCTAAAGGAAAAAAACTGGTTTTTCGGCACACTCATGAAATTCAAAGGGGTGTACGCAAGGGTTCTGCTTGCCACATTCCTGGTCAATCTTTTTGTCATTGCAGGGCCTTTATTCACTTTGAATGTGTATGACCGCATTATTCCCCACCATGCAACGGATACATTATGGGTGCTGGCAAGCGGCGTGGGCCTGGTTTACATTTTTGATTTGATCTTGAAAAATATCCGAACCTATTTTCTTGAAAATACCGCCCGCCGCAGCGATGTGATTCTCTCTTCCATGCTTTTTGAACAGGCCATGAACCTGAAATTGCAGGACAAACCGGGGTCCATCGGTTCATTTTCCAGTATTATAAAAGATTTTGACGGCATACGCTCCTTTTTTGCCTCAAGTGCCGTCACCGCATTTGTCGATCTTCCCTTTGCGGCTATCTTTCTTTTGGTGATTTATTCCATTAGCCACCAGATTGTGCTCATCCCCATTGTAACGGTACTTTTGATTTTGTTCATCAGTATTCCCATGCGGTATTCAATCCAGAAAACCATTAACAGCACCCACGATGCCACCCACCACAGAAATAGTGTGCTCATTGAATCGTTGTCCAACCTTGAAGCGATCAAGGCGTTTAATGCCGGCAGCAGCATGCAGTGGCACTGGGAGGAGAGCTGCGGGTTTATTGCCGACAAAAGCCAGCAGTCCCGGGTTAAATCGGGATCTCTTTCAACTTTGACGGCGTTTTTGACACAGGTGAACAGTGTGGCGATCATTATTACCGGCGTCTACCTGATCAAAGACGCCGAACTAACCATGGGTGGCCTGATTGCGGTGAATATTCTTGCCTCCCGTTCCATTTCGCCCATGGCCCAGGCTGTTGGGTTAATGTTGAATTTCGGCCAGATGAAGGTGGGATTAAACGCGCTGAATACTTTCATGAAAAAAGATGTCGAGCGCCCTGAAAATAAAAAATTTATTCACCGGCCTAAGTTTAACGGCGACATTGAATTCAAAGATGTGGGGTTCAATTATCCCGAAGAGCAGAGCCGGGCCATTTCAAACGTCAGTTTCCACATAAAGCCAGGAGAGCGGGTGGGTATCATCGGTGCCGTGGGATCAGGAAAATCCACCATTAGCAAGCTGCTGCTCAGCCTGTATGAACCCAATGAGGGTGGGATTTTCATTGACGGACTGAACATCAACCAGATCGATCCGGCGGATTTACGGCATAATTTTTCCTATGTGCCCCAGGATGTGACGCTTTTCAGCGGAAGCGTACGGGACAATATTACGTTAAAGGCGGCCCATGCCCCGGATGAGGCAATTATCCGGGCGGCCGTGATCGGCGGGGTGAACACCTTTACAGACCGCCACCCCCAGGGCATGGATCTCCAGGTCGGGGAAAAGGGAAGCCGGTTGTCCGGGGGGCAGCGCCAGTCGATTGCCGTATCCATGGCATTTATTGAAGACAGCCCCATAATCTTGCTGGATGAGCCGACAAATGCCATGGATTTCAATACCGAAGCCCAGGTGATTGCAAATATCGGCCGTGTCACCAATGGGCGCACCACCATTGTCATTACCCATAAACCTTCGATCCTTAGAATTGTTGACCGTCTTCTGGTCATGGACAAAGGCGAACTTGTCATGGACGGCCCCAAGGATAAGATTCTTGCACAACTGTCAGGGAAACCCAAATGA
- a CDS encoding HlyD family type I secretion periplasmic adaptor subunit, with amino-acid sequence MTIDINSVKKIPPQRWPVKNGKKYSRTDIEFMDSLSAAVLSDSPSKTNILLYAVALVVISLIIWANYAELDERTQGLGRLIPSRQIQVIQNLEGGIIKEIKVIEGEAVKKGQILVVIDSTGAGSSFEESRTMIDELRARTIRLAAEAGIQSFQAGVEKENDLAPDLLEKEERLYDANVARKQSEIEVVKQRIRQREIELSDTRMSITNLKTSKEMVAREMALTEPMFEKRLVSEVEFLQLKQRVLDKKHEYESAVNEARSLSSKIKEGNNQLQEIQNRHKSEAQEELNKALAEISRLEKNQVAIEDRVLRTNVRSPVDGTVKQLLFNTLGGVVKPGMDIVEIVPNDDKLLVEAKIRPSDIAFLYPGLKAVVKVTAYDYAIYGGLDGKVVHISADTITDDRQEQFYLVRVMTEKNYLGTEDNKKEMIAGMTAQVDIITGKKTIMQYLMKPILRAKANALRER; translated from the coding sequence ATGACGATTGATATAAATTCTGTTAAAAAAATCCCGCCGCAAAGATGGCCTGTGAAAAACGGCAAAAAATACAGCCGGACAGACATTGAATTCATGGACAGCCTGAGTGCCGCCGTGTTATCGGACAGCCCGTCCAAAACCAATATCCTGCTGTATGCCGTTGCACTGGTGGTGATTTCATTGATTATATGGGCCAATTATGCCGAGCTTGATGAAAGAACCCAGGGGCTCGGGCGGCTGATTCCTTCCCGGCAGATCCAGGTGATCCAGAACCTTGAAGGCGGCATTATTAAAGAGATCAAGGTGATTGAGGGCGAGGCAGTTAAAAAAGGCCAGATCCTTGTCGTCATTGACAGCACCGGGGCCGGCAGTTCCTTTGAAGAGAGCCGGACCATGATAGATGAACTGCGGGCCCGCACCATCCGGTTGGCAGCCGAGGCCGGTATTCAAAGCTTTCAGGCGGGCGTAGAAAAAGAAAATGATCTTGCCCCGGATCTGCTTGAAAAGGAAGAACGGCTGTATGACGCCAATGTCGCGCGCAAACAAAGTGAAATAGAGGTGGTAAAACAGCGCATCCGACAGCGGGAGATCGAGTTGTCCGATACACGCATGTCCATTACGAATCTGAAAACCAGCAAAGAGATGGTAGCAAGGGAGATGGCGCTTACCGAACCCATGTTTGAAAAAAGACTGGTGTCAGAGGTTGAATTCCTCCAGCTCAAGCAAAGGGTGTTGGACAAAAAACACGAGTATGAAAGTGCGGTAAACGAGGCCAGATCACTGTCATCAAAAATAAAGGAGGGCAACAACCAGCTCCAGGAGATCCAGAACCGGCATAAGTCCGAAGCCCAGGAGGAGCTAAACAAGGCCCTGGCCGAAATATCCCGGTTGGAGAAAAATCAGGTGGCCATAGAAGATCGGGTACTGCGCACAAATGTGCGTTCCCCTGTGGATGGTACGGTGAAACAGCTGCTGTTCAATACCCTGGGTGGCGTGGTCAAGCCGGGCATGGATATTGTGGAGATCGTGCCCAATGATGACAAGCTTCTGGTCGAAGCCAAGATCAGACCCTCTGATATTGCGTTTCTTTATCCGGGGCTCAAGGCGGTAGTCAAGGTGACGGCCTATGATTATGCCATCTACGGCGGACTCGACGGCAAGGTGGTTCACATCAGTGCCGACACCATCACCGATGACCGCCAGGAACAATTTTACCTTGTCAGGGTCATGACCGAGAAAAATTACCTGGGCACCGAAGACAATAAAAAAGAGATGATTGCGGGCATGACGGCCCAGGTTGATATTATTACCGGTAAAAAGACCATCATGCAGTATTTAATGAAACCGATCCTGCGGGCAAAAGCCAATGCATTAAGGGAAAGGTAG
- a CDS encoding response regulator transcription factor, giving the protein MVVVNIYSKDKILVQLCRDLFGGRKETRHLPTDKKLAEYDISPQDILIIDFQACDEKDVPKIVSPCMALVAIPQKEQALRLLQKGIRAYGNRYMHQDNLKQAVGTLKAGQIWLPPAIVTQVISALPVTKAEDQGEALLDILTSREAEVAKWLVSGLSNQEISEKMFVSVRTVKAHLTSIFKKIGCRNRLELATRMK; this is encoded by the coding sequence ATGGTGGTGGTCAACATATACAGCAAAGATAAGATCCTGGTTCAGCTTTGCCGTGATCTGTTCGGCGGCCGAAAAGAGACCAGGCACCTGCCGACTGATAAAAAACTTGCAGAGTACGATATTTCACCTCAAGATATTCTGATCATTGATTTTCAGGCCTGTGATGAAAAAGATGTGCCCAAAATTGTCAGCCCCTGCATGGCCCTGGTTGCCATCCCCCAAAAAGAGCAGGCATTACGGCTGTTGCAAAAGGGAATACGCGCCTATGGCAACCGGTATATGCACCAGGATAACCTTAAACAGGCCGTCGGAACCCTGAAAGCAGGACAGATCTGGCTACCCCCGGCCATCGTAACCCAGGTGATTTCGGCATTGCCTGTGACCAAAGCCGAAGACCAGGGAGAAGCGCTGCTGGACATTCTGACATCCCGGGAGGCGGAAGTGGCCAAATGGCTGGTGAGCGGGCTGTCAAACCAGGAAATCAGTGAAAAGATGTTCGTGTCCGTCCGAACCGTTAAAGCCCATTTAACCTCTATTTTTAAAAAAATCGGCTGCCGCAACCGCCTTGAACTTGCCACCCGGATGAAATAA
- a CDS encoding retention module-containing protein, translating into MAQAGIIKTITGIVNARTPDGQVRQLAVGDVIYENDIIETPAGSELTIELNDGRILNLAENSQIVIDESVVAAVDSQDAVVAEVQELQAALEEGEDIPDNETAAGEEDAGHDYALAYDVGDQTGGDVGSYLFGTAYGDEDDDFPDLDGEEEIVEPEPEPVFIIGSNPQDDDGSTLLDDVEGTSETDYHTINPDGDVQGAIIGQEGADILVGDPGTVAEILDTNYILVMDTSYSMGAPDDDSTTRLEDLQQAVKDFIAELYEKVESASEGSLTINLLPFSSTADASTSAWISFTKTDDTVVVDNNIDDSDPSTDDLDEIYNWIDALKYSGGTNYENALSEADTLVDPYSAKNEVIFISDGIPSNTTAHLTALATLSSHVYSIQAVGINMDSTGKAILDDIDSDNDATSITDTAALSEIISNFIDSDLSPAGSDEIYGNDGDDLIFGDVLNTDGVFDSLTSAGYDLSTIDEPPDGSGWEVFDTLEEELSNWTRADTLQYIQENHEDLAKETVLGTGTEDGDVRDGGDDYIYGGAGDDIIYGQEGDDTIDAGSGDDVVDGGSGFDTLAVTSETELDFSNVSNIESIDLNEDGVDQTLTLSLDQVLSMTDEDNTLQITGEAGDSVTLTGVDSGEWTHDGNGLFTNVADNSIQVSIETVNDGVDIDVNVDNGDSFHV; encoded by the coding sequence ATGGCACAAGCCGGAATCATTAAAACAATTACAGGCATTGTAAATGCACGGACGCCCGACGGACAAGTCCGCCAACTCGCCGTTGGAGACGTGATTTATGAAAATGATATCATTGAAACACCTGCCGGGTCAGAGCTTACCATCGAACTGAACGATGGAAGGATACTGAACCTGGCAGAAAACAGTCAAATTGTCATTGATGAAAGCGTTGTTGCAGCTGTGGATTCACAGGATGCTGTTGTGGCGGAAGTGCAAGAACTTCAGGCTGCCCTGGAAGAAGGAGAGGATATTCCTGACAATGAGACTGCAGCAGGTGAAGAAGATGCGGGGCATGATTATGCTCTTGCTTACGATGTTGGTGATCAGACCGGCGGCGATGTCGGCAGTTATCTGTTTGGCACTGCATATGGTGATGAAGATGACGATTTCCCCGACTTAGATGGTGAAGAGGAAATAGTAGAGCCGGAACCAGAGCCTGTGTTTATCATAGGGTCCAATCCACAGGATGATGACGGGAGCACTCTCTTAGATGATGTTGAAGGTACATCAGAGACCGATTACCATACAATAAATCCTGATGGAGATGTTCAAGGAGCAATCATTGGCCAAGAGGGCGCAGATATTCTGGTTGGAGATCCGGGAACGGTTGCGGAGATTTTGGATACCAATTATATCCTGGTAATGGATACCTCCTATTCGATGGGTGCCCCGGACGATGATTCAACCACCCGACTGGAGGACCTCCAGCAGGCAGTAAAAGATTTTATAGCTGAATTATACGAAAAGGTTGAAAGCGCTTCCGAAGGCAGTTTGACAATCAATCTTTTGCCTTTTTCATCTACTGCAGACGCAAGCACCTCTGCCTGGATCTCTTTTACCAAAACCGATGATACTGTAGTTGTAGATAATAATATAGATGACTCCGATCCTTCAACAGATGATCTGGATGAAATCTATAATTGGATAGACGCCCTGAAATATAGCGGCGGAACAAATTATGAAAACGCACTTTCTGAAGCCGACACGCTTGTGGACCCGTATTCTGCCAAGAACGAGGTAATTTTCATCAGTGATGGTATACCAAGCAACACCACTGCCCATCTTACAGCCTTGGCCACACTTAGTTCCCATGTTTACAGTATTCAAGCTGTTGGGATTAACATGGATTCAACAGGTAAAGCTATACTGGATGATATCGATTCTGACAATGATGCAACCAGTATTACGGACACAGCGGCTCTGAGCGAAATAATATCAAACTTTATCGATTCTGATCTTTCTCCTGCGGGCAGTGATGAAATTTACGGAAATGATGGCGACGATCTTATTTTCGGAGATGTCCTGAATACGGATGGTGTATTTGACTCTCTTACAAGTGCGGGATATGATCTTTCGACCATTGACGAACCGCCTGATGGATCCGGTTGGGAAGTGTTTGACACACTGGAGGAGGAACTTTCAAATTGGACCCGGGCGGACACCCTCCAATATATCCAGGAGAACCATGAAGACCTTGCTAAAGAAACCGTGTTGGGAACGGGAACCGAAGATGGAGACGTGCGCGATGGCGGGGACGATTATATTTACGGCGGTGCAGGGGACGACATTATTTACGGACAAGAAGGTGACGACACCATAGATGCAGGGTCAGGAGATGATGTGGTTGACGGCGGTTCCGGGTTTGACACCCTGGCGGTGACCAGCGAGACGGAGCTTGATTTCAGCAATGTCAGCAATATTGAAAGCATTGATCTGAATGAGGACGGCGTGGATCAGACGCTTACCCTAAGCCTGGATCAAGTTTTGAGTATGACGGATGAAGATAATACACTTCAGATTACCGGAGAAGCGGGTGATTCTGTTACACTGACAGGTGTTGACAGCGGAGAATGGACCCATGACGGCAATGGCCTGTTCACCAATGTTGCTGATAATAGTATCCAGGTCTCCATTGAAACCGTGAATGACGGTGTAGATATTGACGTGAATGTTGATAACGGAGACTCTTTTCACGTATAA